Proteins co-encoded in one Hirundo rustica isolate bHirRus1 chromosome 18, bHirRus1.pri.v3, whole genome shotgun sequence genomic window:
- the COG1 gene encoding conserved oligomeric Golgi complex subunit 1, with product MAAPPRRATRKRRPLPVPKMAAAAPPARAVPGAGDVAAMAARGAEAEALFEAHTAAELRAVERRLRSGIEQKREELRQMVGERYRDLIEAADTIAEMRRSAERLLGAVRGLQRGGTARPGPAGTVRPAGHQSFYGAAAQLKLLLEVPEQVWGAVEGGRYLPAARLHLLGAHLRRQLQLDTPRARSSPILARFPILLRQVAAASHLRSTILQESKALLRCRTGSDQAVAEALCAIMLLEDSSPRQALADFLLARKLAIQQLLNQPHHGAGIKAQVCSLMELLTTTLYQAHALFYTVPEGTAPDPALPCGMLFSTLESTTGQNPAGRGGVLEEDLKLSSWFKYLPESVVEFQPALRTLAHPISQEHLRETLQQWINMCSDDIRTGVRTLLVYVKSMKGLAGIRDAVWDLLSSESSSHNWEAVCRRLLDRPVSFWEELLQQLFLDRLQTLTQEGFDSISSSSKQLLAAALQELEVKAGSGALSKQMQLEHNVALFLWSESPGDLPGDAAWVSVGQRGPFARSGLATKARALTPRVQSFCSALDSELKARLEDVLSYLPGDDSVPKEPAVPPRSAFDRFADAGTVQGLLRERCVACVQHLLGCVRERLQSARSQLHAPGDAGLNAVLFMARLCQALPELCPHLQRCVLGRAGGAEPAPKEPRSAKKLGKGKAQEVSPELAKWQEVKAELLQQSLLAYQLWSSAVTKDLVQCFTQTLLLDTAGSVLATATSWDEIEIQEETESGSSVTSKIRLPVQPSWHAQCLLFSLCQEVNRVGGHTLPKVTLQELLRSCMAEVLAAYEKLVQQKQEKRPDSFPLTQSRALQLLYDLRYLSIILTAKSEDTKPSRIKQDSGIEKVIDFLEGHIDPFDLDVFTPHLNSNLNRLVQRTSVLFGLLTGSENQYTSRGGALSSQELHNILPLASSQIRFGLLPLSMSSSRKTKSTARSTERVQGQAAAAVLPREDEGARPGSLFRQLITDDEDAAAPSLFKLGWLSGMTK from the exons ATGGCGGCGCCGCCCCGCCGTGCCACCCGGAAGCGCCGTCCCCTTCCCGTgcccaagatggcggcggcggccccgccggcccgggCCGTGCCCGGTGCCGGTGATGTGGCGGCCATGGCGGCCCGCGGCGCCGAGGCCGAGGCGCTGTTCGAAGCCCACACGGCGGCCGAGCTGCGGGCGGTGGAGCGGCGGCTGCGCTCCGGCATCGAGCAGAAGCGGGAGGAGCTGCGGCAGATGGTGGGCGAGCGCTACCGCGACCTGATCGAGGCGGCCGACACCATCGCCGAGATGCGGCGGAGCGCCGAGCGCCTGCTGGGCGCCGTGCGGGGGCTGCAGCGCggcggcacggcccggcccggccccgccggcacG GTTCGCCCAGCGGGTCACCAGAGTTTCTACGGGGCGGCGGCgcagctgaagctgctgctggaggttcCCGAGCAGGTTTGGGGGGCGGTGGAGGGCGGCCGCTACCTGCCCGCGGCCCGGCTCCACCTGCTCGGGGCTCACCTGCgccggcagctgcagctggacacCCCCCGAGcccgctccagccccatcctcgCCCGCTTCCCCATCCTGCTCCGGCAAGTGGCAGCTGCCAGCCATCTCAG ATCCACCATCCTGCAGGAGAGCAAGGCCCTGCTGCGCTGCCGGACGGGCTCGGACCAGGCGGTGGCAGAAGCCCTTTGTGCCATCATGCTGCTGGAGGACAGCTCCCCACGCCAGGCCCTGGCTGATTTCCTGCTGGCCAGGAAACTGGccatccagcagctgctcaaCCAGCCACACCACG GCGCAGGTATCAAAGCTCAGGTGTGCTCCCTGATGGAGCTGCTGACCACCACGCTGTACCAGGCCCACGCTCTCTTCTACACCGTGCCCGAGGGGACGGCCCCggacccagccctgccctgcggGATGCTCTTCTCCACCCTGGAGAGCACCACGGGCCAGAACCCCGCAG ggagaggaggggtgCTGGAGGAGGATCTGAAGCTGAGCAGCTGGTTCAAGTACCTGCCCGAGTCGGTGGTGGAATTCCAGCCGGCCCTGCGGACCCTGGCACACCCCATCAGCCAGGAGCACCTCAGGGAGACCCTGCAGCAGTGGATCAACAT GTGCAGCGATGACATCAGGACGGGGGTCAGGACCCTGCTGGTGTACGTGAAGAGCATgaaggggctggcagggatcCGTGACGCCGTGTGGGATCTGCTGTCCAGCGAGTCCAGCAGCCACAACTGGGAGGCCGTGTGCCGGCGCCTGCTGGACAGGCCCGTGTCCttctgggaggagctgctgcagcagctcttcctggacaggctgcag ACTCTGACCCAAGAAGGCTTCGACTCCATTTCAAGCAGCTCCAAGCAGCTGCTGGCCGCGGCCCTGCAGGAACTGGAAGTGAAAGCGGGCAGCGGCGCCCTGAGCAAGCAGATGCAGCTGGAGCACAACGTGGCGCTGTTCCTGTGGTCGGAGAGCCCCGGGGACCTGCCGGGGGACGCGGCGTGGGTCAGCGTGGGGCAGCGCGGGCCCTTCGCCCGCAGCGGGCTGGCCACGAAGGCGCGGGCGCTCACTCCGCGCGTGCAGAGCTTCTGCTCCGCGCTGGACTCCGAGctgaaggccaggctggaggatgTCCTGTCCTATCTCCCCGGGGACGACTCGGTCCCCAAGGAGCCCGCGGTGCCGCCGCGCTCCGCCTTCGACCGCTTCGCCGACGCCGGCACGGTGCAGGGGCTGCTGCGCGAGCGCTGCGTCGCCTGCGTCCAGCACCTCCTGGGCTGCGTCCGCGAGCGGCTGCAGAGCGCCCGGAGCCAGCTGCATGCCCCCGGGGACGCCGGGCTCAACGCCGTGCTCTTCATGGCGAGGCTGTGCCAGGCGCTGCCCGAGCTGTGCCCTCACCTGCAGCGCTGCGTGCtgggccgggcgggcggcgccgaGCCGGCGCCCAAGGAACCGCGCTCCGCCAAGAAGCTGGGCAAGGGCAAAGCCCAGGAGGTGTCCCCCGAGCTGGCCAAGTGGCAGGAGGTGAaggcagagctcctgcagcagagcctgctggcTTATCAGCTCTGGAGCTCGGCTGTCACCAAA GACCTGGTTCAGTGCTTCACCCAGACGTTGCTGCTTGACACAGCTGGGTCTGTCCTGGCCACGGCCACCAGCTGGGATGAGATCGAAATCCAGGAGGAAACCGAGTCTGGGAGCAGCGTGACGTCCAAGATCCGGCTGCCCGTGCAG CCCTCGTGGCACGCGCAGTGCCTCCTGTtcagcctgtgccaggaggtGAACAGGGTTGGTGGTCACACCCTGCCCAAGGTCacgctgcaggagctgctgaggagctgcatgGCTGAGGTGCTCGCTGCCTACGAAAAGCTGgtgcagcagaagcaggagaag AGGCCGGACAGCTTCCCCCTgacccagagcagggctctgcagttACTCTACGACCTGAGGTACCTCAGCATCATCCTGACGGCCAAGAGCGAGGACACAAAACCCAGCAGGATCAAGCAGGACTCCGG gatcGAGAAGGTCATCGACTTCCTGGAGGGACACATCGACCCCTTCGACCTGGATGTCTTCACCCCACACCTGAACAGCAACCTGAACCGCCTGGTGCAGAGAACCTCG GTTCTCTTCGGCCTGCTGACTGGGTCAGAGAACCAGTACACGAGCAGGGGCGGCGCGCTGAGCTCGCAGGAGCTCCACAACATCCTGCCCTTAGCGTCCAGCCAGATCAG GTTTGG